The Cyclopterus lumpus isolate fCycLum1 chromosome 18, fCycLum1.pri, whole genome shotgun sequence nucleotide sequence ATTGGTTCTGTACAGCATGGGAACAGTTAGTGTGTTGATGCAGCCCCCTCATCTATCCGACTCCAGTCCACTTTCAAAGGCTGCTGGGTGGATTAGGCTGTGCTGTTGCTATACTGCAACACACGCAGTAAGACCTGCATTACCAAGCCCGGTTGAACAACCAACATGCGGCCCACGcatatagtgtttgaacttgcaGCAGCATCTACTTCACATGCCCTGAGCTTGCATAACAACAATCAACCCTAATAATCCACAGCAGATGATGGGGAGGGCGCAGCAAGAACTTGGACAGTGCAGTGTCGAAATATAGATTAGTCTTCAGTCAGTGAGGCTTTAGTAGGAGTCTATTTTTGTGCCTCAGGGCACTACCTGCTCTGCTTACAAATGAGTCAGATTGAAGAGCAGAAGGAATAAGACACAAGACTTAAGAAAACctgatgattgattgattgattcccCTGGTGAAGTCCTGACTTCATTCCAAATCCATCCAACGCTGTGCAACAGTAAAATACAGTATAACAGTCAACTTCCCTTAAATTGTtaatcatctctctctctatatagaTAAACATTTCCTTTACTAAACACAGGAGTGATCTATATTTGGCATACTAAATCGATTATGTGATCCCTGCAGCCTGAAAAGTAAATGAGCTAACCCAATACACCTGCTTCCAATGGAGATAATGGCCTAAGGGCTTTAGTATCAGATTACAACACACTGCAGAGGACATGGCATAACATACATCATGAGGCTATATTGTTTCACATGAGTGGAAAAAGCAGCCTAATGTATTCCCAAAACAGAATGCACATGAAGTATGCACAACGATGTGTCTGCCTTAACATTAGCGGGCGAATCCCAATTATTAACCTCCTGCAGCATTGTTTTCAAACTGCACAACTGGCTACTTTTCTTGTACATTTCATCCCATAACTGCACTGTGTAGGCTGACGATGGGTTTAATTAAGAGAAATGACACACCGGAAGCAAAGGCCATTTCATATGGTTTATCCATAATCTATTTTTAGACAAAAAGTCACAATTAAGTAAAGCATtttcaacatatatatatggacaaCAATGCAAGTGTTTGCGGATGCTTTGGTCCAACTTTAGATCAGTGGTGAACAACTATATGCACCCAAGAAGCATTTGTATGCAGCGTGTGTCCTCACATAGTGACACACCTTCACAGAGGAGAGAATAATCAGTGACATCAGCGTTTGTAATGAACACCTGCATGCGTGTCATCGCCAGCTGTTCCTCGCTGGGCTCAAGGCGTTGACCTCATTACAAAGTCTGGTTTGGTAATCCATCAGCAAGAgccattcaaacacacacacacacacacagttcaaatCAGGGTAAGAAGGAAGTGCTCAAACTAAGTAGAAATCACTTTAAAAGTGTTCAGCTCAGTCGGTCATTCTCCAGTCGTGTCCCCCTCGCCCGATGGTGCTGCTGGGGAACTACTTTTCGCAGCATTGCCCTCTTTCTTCAGGGTCTTCAGGCACTTGTCAAGCCTTTTGATGCACAGCGTCACATCCTCCCGAGCGATGCCCACAGCTGAGGCAGCATTAAGGTAGGGACAGGGGTATGCCTCACAGTGGGACATAAAGCCGCGGAACTTGTGTCCACTTATGGTCTGCTCCTTACCCAGTGGTATTACCCTAGAAACATAGGTGGAAAAACAGGGACAATGTggtaaaatacaaattatttcaCTATATCAAACGACTAGTGACAAGTCCAAAGCTTAAACTACATCCAGCAGACACGCAACAACATAAGCATTTGCTTGGAGGGATGCTTCTGGCCTCCCGACCAATTTAGGTCCagtattcactctccttttggCCTCCACCAAGTCCTGAGGGAAATAAGCTGATAAAGGTTGTCTGTTGTTTGGTGTACAGTGGGTTTATAGAGCTTTTTAGCACAATGAGAGTGGTGACAGTCAAccggaaaaccaaaacaacgaGTTGAAAGACTGCAGAGCGCAGAACTGCATGTTTAATAGTGATGATGGCAGTTTTAAAGATCACATTTCTATAATAGAGATCACACTTGTTCCGGCTTGCTGGCATCTGATCTGGCTAGGTGACCTTCGGCAGTTAGCATGTGACTTATTGTGTCATTTCAGCACAATAGAACAAACGAGAAAGGTTTAACTTGGAATTCAACTGTCgctagttgtttttttttacaagagtTAAAAGATTAGTTCTAGAAGTACATTCCTTTAGAAACTTgaatgctttaaaaacaaaagagcaacCATTTTGGGAGAGAAAAGTATTGTAATGAGATGTAGATCTCTTAATATGTTAAATAGCACATTGTtgataaaaattttaaaaagccagCCACCTCTCATGCACCGAAAACACTTCATAAAATAAACGTGCATCATATCCTGCAATAAATCATAAAGATGAATATGTGTCATTGATGCATGACTCTTTAAAGTCATTCTGTATGCTACTGCGATACAAGGAGGAACGATTTGAGTAAGCTCTGCACTCTGGCCATGAGAGAAGTGTTCACATGCTCACGGAACAAATCAGGAGGGGAAGAAACGGAAGTGTGGAGgctgtttgatgtttttttttaatgcaattgggccataagtgcattaaaacccaaacacaacacaaaacaagtgTGACATAATGACCCAAATAAATCATTCATTTgggatatttaaaatatttagatAGGCTCCAGTTGCGTGGCCATAAACCATTGAAggggaaaatggaaaaaataaaatggacaaaaagccaactggtaCTTTTGCAGCCATGAGGCAGAAGGCAACAATGAAGGCTTGACaaatccccccctccctcctactCAGAAAAAGCACAACCAGTGGGGGCGAGAACATGGCTGTGACGGTCTGTGTCGCTGTCCCAGTGGAGACAACACCGCTCTGTGGCTCGTAATGGAAACGCGTCGTTAAATTGTGAGGCGGCCCACGATAGGATGGGCAGTCTAATCATCTCAAGTGGTTTCCTCTCCCCCAGATACAGCAGATCCATCCGGCTGATTGCTGACTTTTCAATGGCCGTTTTGTTTGGCAACGCACAGCTCATCCACGCATTTTTTGAGGATGCAGACAAAGCTATTTTTTACGTTTTTGGCGAGTGGAATCACTCCCCAGCACCTCCACCCCATCTTGTATTCAGTCACCTCCCCATGTTTCCATTTCCAGGTCAGATTGCGGTCATGCCCTTTGAAAGTTTTCATACCTGGCTCCGGACACTTGCCGGGTGAACAACATGGAGCCCAGCTGAGTCACCGCCTTGTCACTCTCGGCCTGGAGACCATCCAGAGACATGGCTGGAGGAGAgcggacacggacacacacacacacacacacagagaaacacagagagacacacgcacgcacacagggTCAGAAATGTAAccaaaaataaaccaaaatggATGGACAGAACATACAGCCAGTGAGTTGAGCTTACCCAGTGAAATGGGGTTATGTGGGGTGTGAAGCAATCTCTCCCCGTGTGCTGAGGCTAGACTCTTGAGCTCCTGGGCCAGGAACAAATAAATCTCCTGCAGACACAGAGAAGAGGCATGGAAAGACAGAACAAGAGGGAGCCGTGGCCATGCGAAACAACTATAAAATAGGAGCACAATGCTCCTTTCACACTCTGCCACAGTGTTATTTTAGCAGCTGCAGCCTTGTTTTTTCACCCGCAAGCAGACCGGTCCACGACCAACACcacccaccctcctcccccatTTACTAATTTGCCTGACTGTGTGCGTTTCCATCCAAGCCTCAGCACAACAATGTTTCCACTTCCTCTCTGGCCAGGACCTTCGTCCTTATCGCACATCCACCCCTGGGATCAAATCAGAGAGGCAGGAGAGGCGCAACACGCGCCTTCGTCCGGAGATTTAAACATGTTCAAAAATATGATGACCAAGTGTGTTTAGCTCACAGAATAAGGCCAATGCACACAGATGTTATGAGCACAGGGCAGGCAGGGAAGCTGCTCGACAACAACATGAAGCTGGGTTTTGTGTTGCTTGCTACCAGCACCCGATTCCTGAGTGAAGCACATTAAAGGATCTGCTCTCTACaacagtgtgcgtgtgtctctctaCTGCGCACTCTGCTGACTCATCGCTTCCATTTGAAAACACCAAGAAGGAAAATATTTTCACTGACATGAGTCGAACACAAACAGCCTTGCAATGATGTCAAGTGTCTCTTGTTCTCTTATAACAATGGGTGACTTGACTAtccttggaggaggaggagggggtgcaAGTGGTGGAGAGAGTGCCCGGCTACGACTGCACACAATAAGTGGGTGTGTGAGGTCTGAACCCCATTTCACGCACGCGCGCGAGGGGTGGGAGGTTGACGAAATCACTCGGTTCTGCAGACACCATGGAAAACGGGTCCTGTACATTAATTATGCATAATGTGGACCAAGAGAAATCAATAACCCTTGATGGGTTCGGCTCATCCGAGAGGCATTTCCTAAATGTATATTTCTGATTCAGAGTCGGCTTCACGCAGATCATATTTTGGGTATTTTATTCCGTCCCATAAGTATGCCATTTTTTTTAGGTTTAGGTCCAGTTTGTAATTACGCAATGTATTCGTGTCAGAAAACTTGACATAATCCATCAGAGAATGTCCTCTTCCAGATTTTGAACATTAAATAAGAATCATGTATTTCCATATCTTCCAGAGTCCTGAGTGTCAACAGAAGCAAACGTAGTCCAGCACACATGCAGCGCATTCACGGTGGAGCGGTTTTGGAGGTGTGAGAATGCTGCAGTGCCGACCATTTGAAGAAGAGGGGGATGCTGCATTGTGAGCAAGTCTGCTTTAAACCAGGGAGCCACCAGGGGATGTTTTCTGAAACTTCTGAATCATTTTTATCTTCTTATAGCATATTCCTCACTAGAACGCTCATTGAGCAGTGGAAAGTCTCATTCCTGAGTCAAAATGCAGGGaaagagccacacacacacacacacacacacacacacacacacacacacacacacacacacacacacacacacacacacacacacacacacacacacacacacacacacacacacacacacacacacacacacacacacacacacacacacacacacacacacacacacacacacacacacacttcaatacAACTGATGTAAGCTGTCCTTTTCAGTCTTCAGGGGAAAGATGTTGACAGAGCGCCCATAGAAACATATTCAGACTGACATTGGCGCAGTGTTTTGATACCCATCCACATTTTTCTTGCCATCTGGAAGCATCCTGCAGATATCACACCCCATGTGAAGTATGTGATCAAATCTATCTCATATTATAAACAGGTGATGTGTGCGTGCTCTCACCTTTCTTTCAGACAAGAGTTTCTTGTAGCCGCTGGCTCCCAGAGTGAGGAGGGTAATGAGGACGTCAAGGGAAGGTGAAGCTGATGCTCGACCTGGACAAAAGAAGCCAGACGAGTGACTTTGTTAAACCGCAATAGGAACTAGACAGAGGTGGCTGTGTGGAAGCAAACCTCATTatcaatataaaacatatacacTCCTAACATTAACCTTtcaacaacaagaaaagaagCATCAGCAGCTGCTAAGGTGAAGCATCACGTGTCTCTATGGCGGACCAGGTATCACTTTTCTCTCACTGTCTGCATGAGTCCTGCTCCAAACATGAACAACTGAAACTGTAGATCAGTGGATGGCGGTTAAGGACGGACATCGAATCTATGACCGAAATGCATCTGTAACACTGACCATCAAAAACTGTATCAAAAGGCGGCATGGAGTAATTAGTTTACATATTCTTTGGCCATATAGTTCTGGGGTTATTCTATATGCCGTTATCAGATTAGCCAAAGCAAAATATAACTTATGCCACAGAGCTTCATTGTTCTgggaaaacatttttgttgttgttccttcATTAGGATAAACATGTGAGCTGTAGTTTATTTAGAGTCAATCTCTCATACACTGTCCTAATGTTGTAATTACACAAAATTTGACAATGGATTtgatgacaataataaaatTATATCAAATTGATGGGTTTAACCTTTAAATCAAAATTCTACTTACATACAGGGCATTTTGGGCTATATTTTATACAAACAgagtttctgtttgtgtgaagaCTAGATAAAAAATGTATCGATTTGTAGGGGAAAAAGTACTATtcctcaaaataaatgtaattgagtCAGGAACAATATATCAGAGGGATGCTGGGACATTTCAACCAGTACTCATCCTTAATGATGGCCTACTCTCACTAAATATTTATGGAAAGCTGTTTTTGTACATCGATGCATTAAAAACTATTTGCTGAAGAAAAAACTATGACAGTATTAATTATCCTGAATTTACTGACGTCATTACTGATTCAGCATATTTTAAATGGTGTAGATGGAAATGCCCTCGTCATAGTGATATAATAAcggcaataaaagaaaaaaggaaaagtaaggaatacaaataaaaataaaactgaattaaatacACATCCATTTAGCTACTATTTGAATCAATTACCTCCATAATTTCACTTAATGTAGCTAAGCCATAGTTTTGTTAATACTCACCGGGGTACATCTGGCTTATCTCCTGTATGAAGGACTCGTCGAAACCTGCGATAATGGCGCCACCTACTGGAACCATGAAGTTCTTGTCCAGGCTCTGGACAAAGGCATCGATTCTTCCAACTCGAGCCCCCTGATGAAAGACCGCCTAGACAAATTAAGCAACCCCCATATCTGCCACAAATGAGTAAAGTACATGTTGACAGTAATGACGCTTGAATAGCACACATTTGTAATCAGAGGTGAGCTCCAGTTCAATTAACAGTGAAGACAAGTGCAAGTTCTCCAGCGCTTCCAAAACAAAGCGAAAGAGAGATGGCTGAGGATGAGCCGTACCAACCTGTTGTATAAGGTGCATGCATTTGGACGACTGCACGCCGTATGCATTGTTAACTATGTGGGGGATATTATGTTTGGCACACACAGCAGCCAGTTCTTCAAGCCTACGAGACGAGATAATTAATGACGTATCTTCACTGTGTGAATCAACTGCTGTGACATCTAGAAAAGAGGGGAAGTGAAAACGTATCAATACCTGTCAGGCACACGCGGGGCAAAGCAGGACGTTGTTGAATGAACACACAGGATGTTCTCGGCTCCGAGCTCTTCGATCTTGCGCTCGACTGCTTCCAAATCCGTCCGCAACTCGTCGCCCTCGAGAACATTCTCCACCACCGCCGGTTCAAAGCCTGTTTAATACCGTTGAACGTGGGCAAGAGAGTGTGTTACTTCTACCTCTCATAGGGGGTGAAAACGGCAACAGAAAGTGCACGAGTTTAATCTGTCATCACATAATGAGGCGTAATGGCATTTCTTCAGAAATATTTCCACCACATTTGCTATCTGCTGCCATATTTCTAACGCCGACGTAGTTTGTGAACAGGGTGATGTAAGGGTGACATCGGATAgtgatgtcatcatcacctgCTGTGATCATGGCTTTGAAACAGGACTTCTGGTCGATGCGTGGCCAAACGATGTAGCGGGCTTTGGGTCTTCGATGACGAAGAGTCAGGAAGCACAGAGTCAAGCTCATTCCTGTTGCCATGGGAACTACAAAGCAGCTCGCCACACTCCGGACACCTGTTGTCCAGAAGAAACAAAGCACGCGTATGTAAAAacctgaatacattttttttttttttaaagggacacCATACTGATATTCGGGAGCTTTCtaaagttttgaaaaaataaccctggtgatgtcatcagaggTATCCCAGCTTGGATTTAAGACTTCAAATGTAGCCGACTTACAAAGAGGCTAATGAAAGATGCCGTGTTTGTGGGACTAAAAGTAAGAACATCTCTGCTTCTGCGAAACAAGTACTGGATGTTCTTGAGTTTGAATGATAAGATACACACACCTGACAGCTTTAGGATGTCCAACACCACGGAATTGGTCAGCTTGTTAAGCAGACTGGATCCTGCAGCTTTGGGCTGAATAGCAGCAATGTCACCTGACCGACCTATGCCATGGATCAACCTGCATAAAACAGCTGGATGTCACAACTGTGAAACAACTTTCTTAATTTGAGCAATCTAAATATGGTATTTCACCGGTCACtagtagaaataaaaaaatgtaagatgACCTTGATTTAAGATTTTTGTTCCACACTTTAATGCATTATTTGGATTAATTCCTTATCAACCACGGTCATGGGATCCTCATGGAAATGCTGATATTAACAAACTGATTTTATTATTCTCACATATCAATATTGATCGGGCTACAacgatgtgtatatatataaaaaacctgACCGACAAAGAAGCACATTTTTCTACAGTTAGGCTGCTTGCTTGATAAAAATGTGCATTTCTACATCGGACACAACATTATACAAAGTGACTCCGGTCAAGCGTTGAGTTCACGATGTTTAAACTTGAACCTGTAATGTCGTCTTGCCACGAGGCTCGATGCCACccggccctccctctctccgacACCACAGTTGCCGAGGAAGTTGTTGCTGTCCATCACAGCCAGCTCACTCAGGAAGAGCTCTACGGTGCTCTCACTCCAGCCCTCCTCTGGACACTTaccctgcagcacacacacacacacacacacacacacacacacacaacatgcaaagAGGATGGATCTACAGTGACCTTGAGGAACCTTGAGGGGCGGCCGTAGACCTTACCTGCTCCAGTAATTGTCGAATGAGGTGCTCATGGCCGCGGCGCGCCTGACTCCCCTGTCGAACGTAGGCAGTCGACACTATCTTCTCACTCAGGCTGAAGTTTTCACTGTTCATCTCTGGGAAAGAAAACGGCTTCATGTTAACACTAGACGTCAACTGTCTGGAACACATGGgaacatttcacacaaaaataCTTAACTGCACTTAAAGGGTGCAACTGTAGAATATATGACCAGCATATAAAACAATTATATCAAATAATCTCCAATATCTAGCTCTCCTCTCTTCAGTACAGCCATATTGGATCTCATGTCAGATATTGGCATATTCTGTATGTCGGCCTATAAGTAACAAGACAGTGTCGTGCCAAAatagcaaagaaagaaagagacccCTGACAGAAAACACGTTTTTCAGCTGTAAATGTCAAACTTAGTGGATACTTTATTGATAAGtctttaacacatttaaaagttaCTTATTATATTTGTCAAAACTTCCAAATATGAATGTTGATATCGGGGTCATCAACCTAAAGGATCTTGCATCCGTCAGGCTCTAATATTCTGTCCTAAAGAACAAGACTGTCAATTGAGTCATATTGTGCACATTGTGATATTTGAAATGTCACATAAAGCCCCACACAGAGCAGGTCACTAGATTGTTCATAAAGGGGCTACTAGATCATCAAAGATGAAGATAACTGTTCACGAGGAGCCAATGAAAACAGTTGCATGATGTCTCCCGAGATACCTACATCACAATGGCCAACATTGGTTTGGGCTTGTAGACTATCTGCAACAACACGTCTTCGTTACACACTGTGGATGATGTGGGCGTGTACCAGCATTGGGGCGGGCTCCAATAGAAAGAGGTttagttgcattatgggtaaaTGTCGGACCCAGTGCTTTTGGTGTTAAATCCATTGCAATGACGAAAAAGTCAACTCAGCCTCTGACGCTCTggttttaaaacactttatctGTGCATTATGTTTATGATATTATTATACAGCCACGGCGTCacgtgtttctctctctcacacctacCAAGAGAGGTGTCTCGTCCCCTAAACCCAAAGGTTTCACTGCAGACCATCAACGAGAAGCACGTGCCAACGGGAATGTTCGCGTTACGCCCTATATAACCCCAACACAGCTTCCGTAGATGACAGTTAACGAATCTTCTTACCTCACAGCTTATCCTGTGAGACTCCCTGAGTTTCGTACCGTCAACCCGCCTCCAAACTAGCGACAGCAGGAGGACGCAGCGGGGACGGAGCGTCAACACGACGtcacgtcttcttcttcttcttcttcttcttcttcttcttcttcttcttcttcttcttcttcttcttcttcttccggaGGGTTTGACAGCATTGCTGCCATCCCCTGGAGGCAGTCAACTACTGCAGTGACCGGTTTGTCCGGTTTGTCCGGTCCGCTTTCTAAAAATCCAGTTATCCGGAACGCGTGCCAAACATCTGACGTCATGTCCACGTGTGCACTCACTCCTGTTCGCCCAAATCTTGTCATTATTACCTCCTCTTTTTCTATTCCCACCCCGTTTCTCACAATACCCACTCTAtttttaaagtaatgtaaatGTCTCCCCCTGACCCCAGTGCTTTGTTTCCAGCCACCACACAGGGAGGATAGGCCTTATCCCAGTTGGACATATACTCTCGGGTATCTCGATGTTGCACCTCCATTCCTTTCTCAGCAGGCCTGTTGCACTTTTTGGGTTGTGTGACTATATTAAAAAACTTCTCAGATTCATCCAATAGTTGGCTGAAGCAGTGGTGTCATGCTGCATGAGCACAGTGGTATTCATCCTGCCTCAACTCGCAGAGCACAGACTCATATGCAGGAAACGTTGATTTATTGTCATTAGTTTAAGTGGCCTATTTATGTTTCTTACAGCTTATTCACACCTACCGTCCCTCCATGGTAGCCCTCTGCCTTTCGTTTTATTTAGCTTGGACTATGAGGGTTGTACTGCAGTGCAACTTATTACTATACACCATTAATGTACGTTTAAGAATGGATAATGGTTACTTCAAGGGTTTTAATAATTCACAACCACTAATTCCTTACTTCCCTTCAACCATgattccatttttttatttttaatattttttgtaagtatatataaatataagctTTCATTAAAGAATGTTAAGCTGATATATTGccattttttataaatgtcGTCAGAAACCAATGGCAGAAAGGTATAAATCAATAGAAATcgaacataaaacatatttaaatatatttgtatataatggactgaaagacaaaaacagaactGTACAGTGATTGTTTTGAAACagttatgttttattaaatagtTAATGCACTACCACATACTTGATATTGTCAAGCCTTCAGAAATAAATCATTACGTCATCATTTCAACTCTATAATCAAATGTAATAGAATTATTATAACAATTGCAAACCTGAATCGtttaaataacaatatttcTCTCTGATATGCAGTGGAGAGtgaatggaaatactcaaataaaGTACCAGTACTTCAAAGTTGCCCTTAAACACAGTACATGAGTACTTAGTTCAGACTTTCCACCACTGGGGGcgggtttgtttttttgaacATGTTCTTATTCTtcagaaaaacaataacagcCTTTAGCCTGCCTGATTTTGTTCTAATTATTGTAAGGCAACATATGTCAAAACACATGGCTGGCCAGTCTGAAATTAATAAGATTGTTAAAGTTTCATAATAGTTCACATATATGCAACACATGTGTTACACCCACTGTTGGCATTGCatctgaacaaaataaaaataattttgtcAGAGATGCAATTTCTTTAGAATAATTAATTTAGACAACATAATTACAATATATTCCAGTGAAATTCAACTGAAAATGTTGAATATTGAATTAGAGCCAACCCGTACGAGACAATATAAAAAAGAGTATCACTCACTCACAGATGAAACGCTTTTatctcatattttattttgtaatgagcCAACAACTGTATTGCAATCACATAATTTTTTCCTTATACAGAGGCAGATTACTTTAAAGTTATAACGTTGTTGTAAATGGACAATATTGCTGACATTtacatgcaatatatatatatatatatatatatatatatatatatatatatatatatatatatatacacatgattCAAAATGTCCACAATTTAAGCATAAATGAATCCACTACAAAGAGCACAGGACAATAGACTTTCGGGAACATGTCAGATAGATCTACCCATGGACTTGCTGCAAAGGGGAGAGAAAGATGGCAATGTGATGGCATAGCAGGGCTTTCAACTTAACAGCTATGCCAACATCTTGCCTTCCTTCCTGGACCCATGTTTAGGTCGGGTGGTAAAGTCCAAACGCGCACGCTGCTTATCACACATGCTAGACTCGTGGCACGTGGAGTGACTGAAACAAGGAGCCAAACGGAGTCCAACAGGTTTATGCTTAGTAcaatatcttaaaaaaaaacaacaaccaccatTGTGATAATGCAAATTCAACTTCACCATAACTTAAAATGGGCGAAAGTGAAAAACGGAGGACTGGTCCTCGCATAGAGGGTTCCACTTCACAGCAGGGGCAACAATTCAAAAGGAAAAGCGAACAGGTTAACACATAAGTCATTGTAGAGACCTGTGTCCTCACACCTACCTGTGGCGGTGCGTCCTCACGTCCATGTGCGTTGGCATCAGGCGGCAGCAGAGTGAAAGTaggctgagggtggaggagacgcGTCTGCGCTCCGCTCACTGGAGGACTGTGGCAGTTCACAGTACAGTAGGTGTGTTTGGGGTTGGCGGAGCAGCTCTGCACGTACGTGGTTTCCTGCACCTTTGGGCGCTGACGAGGTATCTAATTGGCCTAatttggaggagggggggcaccCGTTCGAGGAGAGAAATCCGTCCAAACCTGTTTGGACTCTTGCATCTTCCCCAAATCCCAAGATAATTATGTCGTAAAACACAATATGTTTGTACAATGTGAGACAAAAACCCAACCTTTAAATGTGTCTTATAGTACAGGCACACTACTGTACTTTAAGACACATTCATGGTTTATTTTGTGTCCTGATAGTGATGTCTAAATAGCATCCTCTACTACAGGATGCTATTTAGACACTTTATACCACAGGAGTTCATTTAAATGATGAACTATTGTTTCATTTCCTCCAAAGATAGTATAAATAAGTATGGTCAGAGgctcaaattgtttttttattttcataaatacccacaacaaacaaatatcaCTGCTTCTATTCATGCTCAGACTAAATGAGTATTAGGCTAATGAGTGATTGTCCTGTAACTTACCATGTGTATGAGGTTTTGCGGTATGTGTATTGTGTGAAGTGTACTTTATTGTATATCAATATGGTGTCGTTTGGCCATATGGATATAGAGAGCTATACACTTTAGGG carries:
- the sepsecs gene encoding O-phosphoseryl-tRNA(Sec) selenium transferase isoform X2, which gives rise to MNSENFSLSEKIVSTAYVRQGSQARRGHEHLIRQLLEQGKCPEEGWSESTVELFLSELAVMDSNNFLGNCGVGEREGRVASSLVARRHYRLIHGIGRSGDIAAIQPKAAGSSLLNKLTNSVVLDILKLSGVRSVASCFVVPMATGMSLTLCFLTLRHRRPKARYIVWPRIDQKSCFKAMITAGFEPAVVENVLEGDELRTDLEAVERKIEELGAENILCVHSTTSCFAPRVPDRLEELAAVCAKHNIPHIVNNAYGVQSSKCMHLIQQGARVGRIDAFVQSLDKNFMVPVGGAIIAGFDESFIQEISQMYPGRASASPSLDVLITLLTLGASGYKKLLSERKEIYLFLAQELKSLASAHGERLLHTPHNPISLAMSLDGLQAESDKAVTQLGSMLFTRQVSGARVIPLGKEQTISGHKFRGFMSHCEAYPCPYLNAASAVGIAREDVTLCIKRLDKCLKTLKKEGNAAKSSSPAAPSGEGDTTGE
- the sepsecs gene encoding O-phosphoseryl-tRNA(Sec) selenium transferase isoform X1, encoding MNSENFSLSEKIVSTAYVRQGSQARRGHEHLIRQLLEQGKCPEEGWSESTVELFLSELAVMDSNNFLGNCGVGEREGRVASSLVARRHYRLIHGIGRSGDIAAIQPKAAGSSLLNKLTNSVVLDILKLSGVRSVASCFVVPMATGMSLTLCFLTLRHRRPKARYIVWPRIDQKSCFKAMITAGFEPAVVENVLEGDELRTDLEAVERKIEELGAENILCVHSTTSCFAPRVPDRLEELAAVCAKHNIPHIVNNAYGVQSSKCMHLIQQAVFHQGARVGRIDAFVQSLDKNFMVPVGGAIIAGFDESFIQEISQMYPGRASASPSLDVLITLLTLGASGYKKLLSERKEIYLFLAQELKSLASAHGERLLHTPHNPISLAMSLDGLQAESDKAVTQLGSMLFTRQVSGARVIPLGKEQTISGHKFRGFMSHCEAYPCPYLNAASAVGIAREDVTLCIKRLDKCLKTLKKEGNAAKSSSPAAPSGEGDTTGE